In Fibrobacter sp. UWR3, the DNA window ACGGAGGTCGCGACAGGTATGATCGACAAGGATGAATTCAATGCGTGCATGAGTTATGCCCGCCGCGAAGGATACGAGGAAGGCGAGGCAAAAGGAGAAGCAAAAGGCGAGGCAAAAGGCGAAGCTCGCGCGAAAAGAAAATTCGCTGCCCGAGACAAGAAGATTGCGGAATTCCTCAAGGCAAACGGAGTCTCGCTGAAAGTCCTGAACGCAGCTATGGCTATTAAGTAGCCTACACTTCGCTCACGAATTCTTCCATGCTCTTGCGCACGGGGTGCCTGGGCGAAGGGCCGCCGTTCTCGGGGTCGGCGTAGCCGATATCCAAGAGGCAGGCCAACTTTAAGTTGTCCGGAAAGTTAAACGCGCTCTCGATGTACGATGCGTTGAATCCGCGGGCCCAGAGGGTCGCAAGGCCGAGATCGGTGGCCTGCATCATCATGGAGGTGGTGACGATGCTTGCATCCATCACGCCGCTATTGAAGTTGTCGTTGTACTTTTCGGCGGTATAGCACTTGGGTTCGTCGTAGCAAACCATCAGAACCACGGGAGCATTGTAGGCCATACGGGTAATGCCACGGATCTTTTCCAAAGCCTCGGGGGACTTGATGACCTTCACGGTCACGGGCTGAGCGTTGATTGCCGTCGGAGAAAGGCGGCCCGCCTCCAGCACCTGGGCGAGTTTTTCGGGTTCTACGGCCTGGGCAGTGAATGCTCGGCAACTATAACGGTTTTTAGCCAAATCCATGAAAGACATAATATACCTCGTTTTTGAGGAAATATACATAACTGGATCCTTCGACTCCGTTTCACTCCGCTCAGGATGACACCCATTTTTACTACATTTGGAGCCATGAAAAATTTTTACGTTACTACTCCGATTTATTACGTGAATGACGCCCCGCATATCGGGCATTCCTATACGACCGTCCTCGCGGACATCCTCACCCGCTTCCACAAGATTCTCGGCTACCAGACGTTCTTTTTGACCGGCA includes these proteins:
- a CDS encoding nitroreductase family protein; this encodes MDLAKNRYSCRAFTAQAVEPEKLAQVLEAGRLSPTAINAQPVTVKVIKSPEALEKIRGITRMAYNAPVVLMVCYDEPKCYTAEKYNDNFNSGVMDASIVTTSMMMQATDLGLATLWARGFNASYIESAFNFPDNLKLACLLDIGYADPENGGPSPRHPVRKSMEEFVSEV